In the genome of Fusarium fujikuroi IMI 58289 draft genome, chromosome FFUJ_chr02, one region contains:
- a CDS encoding related to U3 snoRNP protein, with the protein MPHKDADHPVVKRQKTAAPANASKAASDSSRIFAPFRTVGLVSPTSVPFTSIPLGKTTFQISTSVGRSIQTYDLRRGLNLVFITRPQTPADITATLAWKEKIFAAWGGSNKGESQGIWVFQRGKKVDELALPSDLNEPVKQILILGIWTIVAATTRIEVFKTATLEHYTTIHTTPANNRGNEITGGIVSMPTFLNKIFVGRKDGWVEIWNVSTGKLIYTILPPAPDCGSVTCLEPSPALSLLAIAYSEGTLIITNVLTDKVTLRIEAGSSEAQVNSISFRTDGMGAGNDGRKDGVMATATAATGDVTFWDLNGGGRVMGVLRSAHNPPSYDGPLVRGGISKIEFLPGQPVVVTSGRDNSLKSWIFDETPFSPIPRILHSRSGHAGPVNCLEFLPTDFEGADAGNKWLLSGGQDRSLWGWSLRRDGQSTELSQGNIRKKAKKIGILATNALSHGPTTTLEDLKAPEITCMASSLNRDGGIGAMPGNQPIWQKSRDRKKAQDAEVSGMTGWESVVTAHKNDPYARTWFWGRKRAGRWAFPTGDETNVSTVAISPCGTFALVGAESGGIDMYNLQSGNHRQRFPSRLTPGQARQLKMQQLRQADDIVQMHAEATRQFPVGTGKHTKRITGLVVDSMNKNVVSCSLDGKIKFWDFLTGNLLEQIDWAPMTFPTGCRYHPASNLLAFSCDDLSIRVVDMETKRTIREFWGPQGAINDFCFSNDGRWIIAASQDSVIRVWDLPTSHLIDAIRLEKPCKALAMSVTGEYLAATIENELGVTLWTNKALFKHVPTRQISEKEIGQVSAPTVSGENSHGMLEGAFEEEQTEDEDTVVAPTIEQLSSELTTLSLVPKSRWQTLLHLDLIKERNKPTEAPKAPEKAPFFLPSTTGKENPMASKLQGESEAESSSRITRVEKTRFEEVLSTKLRAGAETGSYDEFIEHLKSLSPSSADLELRSLSIGDGDEDSNELLHFIRALTAHLKTRRDYELTQAWMTVFLRLHFDLVMENQDLLAALSEWKSYQEKECNRLDGLVGYCSGVVSFLRSPRT; encoded by the exons ATGCCTCATAAGGATGCTGACCACCCCGTGGTCAAGCGCCAGAAGACCGCGGCGCCCGCCAATGCTTCAAAAGCTGCATCAGACTCTTCGAGAATCTTTGCGCCCTTCCGT ACTGTCGGTCTAGTATCACCTACGAGTGTCCCCTTCACATCGATCCCTCTCGGAAAGACTACCTTTCAAATCTCAACCTCAGTTGGCCGATCTATTCAGACTTACGACCTTCGTCGCGGATTGaacctcgtcttcatcactcGCCCACAAACCCCCGCCGACATCACCGCGACTCTCGCCTGGAAGGAAAAGATTTTCGCGGCATGGGGCGGATCAAATAAGGGCGAATCTCAGGGTATCTGGGTGTTCCAGAGGGGCAAGAAGGTCGATGAGCTTGCGCTGCCCTCAGACCTCAACGAGCCTGTCAAGCAAATTCTTATCCTTGGAATATGGACTATCGTCGCTGCTACTACGCGAATCGAGGTTTTCAAGACGGCCACCCTGGAGCACTACACCACTATTCACACTACACCTGCTAACAACCGCGGCAACGAAATAACTGGCGGCATTGTTTCTATGCCAAcctttctcaacaagatTTTCGTGGGTCGCAAAGATGGCTGGGTCGAGATCTGGAACGTCAGCACCGGCAAGCTCATTTACACTATTCTTCCTCCGGCTCCCGATTGCGGCTCTGTAACATGCCTAGAACCTAGCCCTGCTCTGTCTCTTCTGGCTATCGCCTATTCTGAAGgaactctcatcatcacaaatGTTCTAACCGATAAGGTCACTCTTCGCATCGAGGCTGGAAGCTCAGAGGCACAGGTCAACTCAATTTCTTTCCGGACTGATGGTATGGGAGCGGGTAATGATGGACGAAAGGATGGCGTTATGGCTACGGCGACAGCTGCTACTGGAGATGTCACATTTTGGGATTTGAATGGTGGTGGTCGTGTTATGGGTGTCTTGCGAAGCGCTCATAACCCTCCTTCTTACGATGGACCGCTTGTCCGTGGTGGGATTAGCAAGATTGAGTTTCTCCCTGGACAACCAGTGGTGGTGACCAGCGGTCGCGATAACTCTCTCAAGTCCTGGATCTTCGATGAGACACCTTTCTCTCCTATCCCTCGGATTCTCCACTCACGCAGCGGCCATGCTGGTCCTGTCAACTGCCTCGAATTCCTTCCTACCGACTTTGAGGGTGCCGATGCCGGCAACAAGTGGTTGCTCAGTGGTGGACAAGATCGAAGCCTCTGGGGATGGAGTCTGCGCCGTGATGGTCAGAGCACAGAGTTGAGTCAGGGTAACATTcgcaagaaggccaagaagattggCATTCTAGCCACAAACGCTCTATCACATGGACCTACAACAACCCTGGAGGACCTCAAGGCCCCTGAGATTACTTGTATGGCATCCTCATTGAACCGAGATGGTGGCATTGGTGCTATGCCCGGCAACCAGCCTATATGGCAAAAGTCTCGAGACAGGAAGAAGGCCCAGGATGCTGAGGTCAGTGGTATGACTGGTTGGGAGAGTGTCGTCACCGCTCACAAGAACGATCCTTATGCCAGGACATGGTTCTGGGGCCGAAAGCGAGCTGGTAGATGGGCTTTCCCTACCGGAGATGAGACCAACGTTTCTACCGTTGCTATCAGCCCCTGCGGTACCTTTGCGCTTGTTGGTGCTGAATCTGGTGGTATTGATATGTACAACCTTCAGTCAGGAAACCATCGCCAACGATTCCCTTCAAGATTGACACCGGGTCAAGCTCGTCAGCTCAAGATGCAGCAACTACGGCAGGCGGACGATATCGTACAAATGCATGCCGAGGCTACTCGCCAGTTCCCCGTTGGTACCGGGAAGCATACTAAGCGTATTACTGGCCTTGTTGTCGATTCCATGAACAAGAACGTGGTGTCTTGCTCTCTGGATGGCAAGATCAAATTCTGGGACTTCTTGACTGGAAACCTATTAGAGCAGATTGACTGGGCACCCATGACATTCCCAACCGGATGCAGATACCACCCCGCGAGCAATCTCCTTGCTTTCTCATGCGACGATCTGTCAATTCGAGTGGTGGATATGGAGACAAAGAGAACTATTCGTGAGTTCTGGGGACCTCAAGGTGCTATCAACGATTTCTGCTTCTCTAACGATGGACGATGGATCATCGCTGCTTCCCAAGATTCTGTCATTCGTGTATGGGATCTTCCCACGAGTCACTTGATCGATGCTATTAGACTCGAGAAGCCTTGTAAAGCACTGGCAATGTCTGTTACTGGCGAATACCTGGCTGCAACAATCGAGAACGAGTTGGGAGTAACGCTCTGGACCAACAAAGCCCTGTTCAAGCATGTTCCCACACGCCAAATTTCCGAGAAGGAGATTGGTCAAGTCTCTGCTCCTACAGTATCCGGCGAGAACAGCCATGGTATGCTGGAGGGTGCgtttgaggaggagcaaACTGAGGACGAGGACACTGTGGTGGCACCAACAATTGAACAGCTCAGCTCTGAGCTCACAACGTTGTCATTAGTTCCCAAGAGCCGTTGGCAAACATTGCTGCACCTGGATCTTATCAAGGAGCGAAATAAGCCCACCGAGGCCCCCAAGGCCCCTGAGAAggcacccttcttcttgccttcGACGACAGGAAAGGAGAACCCTATGGCTTCTAAGCTCCAGGGTGAGAGTGAGGCAGAGAGCAGCTCTCGCATCACAAGAGTCGAGAAGACTCGTTTTGAGGAGGTTCTCAGCACCAAGCTCCGTGCTGGAGCAGAGACCGGAAGTT ATGATGAATTCATTGAGCATCTCAAGTCCCTCTCCCCTTCAAGCGCAGATCTCGAACTTCGCTCGCTTTCTatcggcgatggcgatgaggactCGAATGAACTGTTACACTTTATCCGCGCTTTGACCGCTCATCTCAAGACTCGTCGAGACTATGAGCTTACTCAGGCGTGGATGACCGTGTTTCTGCGATTACACTTTGATCTGGTGATGGAGAACCAGGATCTGTTGGCGGCGTTGAGCGAGTGGAAGTCATATCAAGAGAAGGAGTGCAACCGGTTGGACGGACTGGTTGGATACTGCAGTGGTGTGGTTAGCTTCCTGAGAAGTCCAAGGACGTAA
- a CDS encoding probable TVP15 Tlg2-Vesicle Protein: MELSDIFRIVNLAVGVITVLGGIASIFHLGLQPIVVGAYMIVFGLVIALLEFQIPPQVSRHASFMFSFIGRGVFYVFIGCLLLGNFILSKIAGSIIGIVGLGYIALEFIPSIEPPSNMREAEDAGWGAEQV; this comes from the exons ATGGAGCTCTCTGACATCTT CCGCATTGTCAACTTGGCTGTTGGTGTTATCACCGTCCTCGGTGGTATCGCGTCCATCTTCCATCTCGGCCT TCAACCGATTGTTGTCGGCGCTTACATGATCGTCTTTGGTCTCGTCATTGCTCTGCTCG AGTTTCAGATCCCTCCCCAAGTCTCCCGACATGCCTCATTCATGTTCTCTTTCATCGGCCGTGGTGTCT TCTACGTCTTCATTGGCTGCCTTCTGTTGGGCaacttcatcctcagcaAGATTGCTGGTAGCATCATCGGTATTGTCGGTCTCGGCTACATCGCCCTCGAGTTCATCCCCTCCATCGAGCCCCCCAGCAACATGCGCGAAGCCGAAGATGCCGGCTGGGGCGCCGAGCAGGTCTAG
- a CDS encoding Asp1-like protein — MDKNNPLDPDLNAASLADTDDSPAQAQAQAQEEPEPEPEPEQEQEPSVSSSVSASGEPSAADFSSSPRRFHPHSHPHSHPPSSSLTFGYVSVEQHNIQPNPPRQSRAFSSTSASLLANSSAAAITRKSRGAEPVTRDAHATARRASFTAAPSSTTAISSLPIRNPRPLARTRRESMNSDTASEEQTLADSQLSCPGEEPHQLRTRLPSANENSHTVSSEASNAASHRLSSSSDYQSRRLSGTSIYTLASARGVLSGSSSAHGSELGTPPRSVPGLLSTGKSTATGQSEAEVSSVTVTTSSNQPGQSVVGHPNQHHLTPRDLQSQPLDFTKRAIRHDNMQSSTSGLRQGPDRSRSRAKRRFSGSTATSSHSPSSDRGPHHREREEVKPSRFGVIGVCALDVKARSKPSRNILNRLIANREFDVVVFGDKVILDEEVENWPICDYLISFYSDGFPLDKAIAYVKARKPFCVNDVPMQQILWDRRLCLHLLDKIEVRTPKRVEVTRDGGPQYLTPEMVKHIKDVSGVSLDPIDPSQTPPPQKVELIEDGNTISVDGQTLRKPFVEKPTSGEDHNIIIYFPTEEGGGARKLFRKIGNKSSDYIKDLNVPRAITEPGSSYIYESFMQVDNAEDVKAYTVGPNYCHAETRKSPVVDGVVRRNTHGKELRYVTALGAEEKEMASRISTAFGQRVCGFDMLRASGKSYVIDVNGWSFVKDNDDYYDHCSNILKDLFIKEKMRKGGVTPPMPSPAPSDTDPFTRASNAFKDREQTQSGTNGVRTSINSIAGTTDSQPDDSSRRALSGTVTPILTPESGLPSKTHSTLATPAIPPTPVDVTLPGISSAPPTQQSAIAEPPSEQASIVPEPPLPTHSWKLKGMVSVIRHADRTPKQKYKFTFHSEPFIALLKGHQEEVLLIGEAALGSVVQAVDLAYEQGIEDRAKLRSLRNVLVKKGSWPGTKIQIKPMFRKKKTETPAISEELVAMTEEKKEITEEAGDSSKEDKSHQGPKRQDSLSGVTMSKFTAAEERLVLDKLQLIVKWGGEPTHSARYQSQELGENMRNDLMLLNRDILDEVHVFSSSERRVTTSAQIWAASFLGKKDIPEDFITIRKDLLDDSNAAKDEMDKVKKKLKGLLRKGNERPAQFTWPENMPEPSEVQTRVVQLMNFHRRVMDHNYKKLQSGAVTSLNAISNPSTEKLSGENSSSSIASSLSQANTLNQIQSRWCCGEDAELFRERWEKLFQEFCDGEKVDPSKISELYDTMKFDALHNRQFLEWVYTPPNHMLDEYTAAGASSVPGGSNGTKDGKSKESEDGKTSDDKSDKSHQPSPEGADKVDAGSRSASVKKLFRRRSFLNNLRHFNEEAPPEQYFRLYKGTKQTSSTADAHNEPLQELYRLAKVLFDFICPQEYGISDSEKLEIGLLTSLPLLKEIVQDLEEMQASDDAKSFFYFTKESHIYTLLNCIIEGGVETKIKRSTIPELDYLSQICFELYEAEMKSGDGTSPYDAPTFTYSIRITISPGCHVFDPLHVQLDSRHCIGCAPRRSLTPHADWLQVIKTLRAKFNQVKLPKTFLAVNLSDAFTFEDLERQGSDSDVLEMKTAPSRGITEQPKSPGDEGSETLATGAGEVMIS; from the exons ATGGACAAGAATAACCCACTGGACCCGGATTTGAATGCTGCTAGTCTGGCCGATACCGATGACAGcccagcccaagcccaagcacaggcacaagaagaaccagagccagagccagagccagaacaagaacaagagccatCGGTTAGCTCCTCCGTCTCCGCCTCCGGTGAACCTTCCGCCGCCGACTTTTCTTCCTCGCCTCGCCGCTTTCATCCACACTCTCATCCACACTCTCATCCACCCTCTTCGTCGCTCACTTTTGGTTACGTTTCTGTTGAACAGCATAATATTCAGCCCAATCCCCCTCGCCAATCCCGTgctttctcttcaacttcggcCTCGCTACTCGCCAATTCTTCTGCTGCCGCTATCACAAGGAAGAGTCGCGGCGCCGAGCCCGTCACTCGAGACGCACACGCAACCGCACGCCGGGCCAGTTTCACGGCAGCTCCAAGCTCGACAACCGCGATCTCGTCCTTGCCAATCAGGAACCCCCGACCTCTAGCACGCACTCGCCGCGAGTCCATGAACTCAGATACCGCTTCTGAAGAACAGACGTTGGCCGATTCGCAACTTTCATGCCCTGGAGAAGAACCCCACCAACTGCGAACTCGCTTACCGTCTGCCAACGAGAATTCCCACACCGTATCGTCAGAAGCTTCCAACGCCGCCAGCCATCgattgtcttcttcctcagacTACCAGTCTAGGAGACTCTCCGGTACTTCCATCTATACTCTCGCATCTGCCCGTGGTGTACTCAGCGGttcatcatcagctcatGGTTCAGAGCTAGGCACTCCACCAAGATCTGTACCTGGATTACTGTCCACAGGCAAGAGCACAGCAACAGGCCAGTCTGAAGCAGAGGTCTCCAGCGTCACTGTCACTACTTCTAGCAACCAACCGGGTCAATCAGTCGTGGGACATCCTAATCAGCATCATCTGACCCCTCGCGATCTTCAATCGCAGCCACTTGACTTTACAAAACGAGCTATTCGTCACGACAACATGCAGAGCAGCACGTCTGGCTTACGGCAGGGGCCCGATAGATCCCGTAGCCGAGCCAAGAGACGCTTTAGCGGAAGCACAGCAACCAGCAGTCACAGCCCGAGTAGCGATCGGGGTCCCCACCAtcgagagagagaagagg TAAAACCATCACGATTCGGTGTCATTGGTGTGTGCGCTCTAGATGTCAAGGCTCGAAGCAAGCCCAGCAGGAACATTCTGAACCGACTCATCGCCAATCGTGAATTCGATGTGGTGGTCTTTGGTGATAAGGTTATCCTCGATGAAG AGGTTGAGAATTGGCCTATTTG TGATTACCTGATCTCCTTCTATTCCGACGGTTTCCCACTTGACAAGGCCATTGCCTATGTCAAGGCACGGAAGCCCTTCTGTGTGAACGATGTGCCTATGCAGCAGATCCTATGGGACCGCCGACTGTGCCTTCACTTACTCGACAAGATTGAGGTCAGGACGCCAAAGCGTGTCGAGGTTACCCGTGATGGTGGCCCTCAATATCTCACGCCAGAGATGGTCAAGCATATCAAGGACGTCTCTGGAGTTTCTCTGGATCCTATTGACCCCTCCCAGACACCGCCTCCCCAGAAAGTAGAGCTTATCGAAGACGGCAATACTATCAGCGTAGATGGTCAAACACTCCGAAAGCCCTTTGTTGAGAAACCAACAAGTGGCGAAGATCACAACATTATCATATATTTCCCCACAGAAGAAGGCGGCGGTGCTCGAAAGCTCTTCCGAAAGATCGGCAACAAGAGTTCCGACTACATCAAAGATCTCAATGTCCCCAGAGCCATCACAGAACCTGGAAGCAGTTACATTTATGAAAGCTTCATGCAAGTCGACAACGCCGAAGATGTCAAAGCCTACACTGTTGGTCCAAACTATTGCCACGCAGAGACTCGAAAGAGTCCTGTAGTGGATGGCGTGGTGCGAAGAAACACCCATGGCAAGGAGTTGCGTTATGTCACAGCCCTTGGTgccgaagagaaagagatggcCAGCAGGATCTCCACAGCTTTCGGCCAAAGAGTCTGTGGCTTTGATATGCTGCGAGCATCAGGCAAGAGCTATGTCATTGATGTCAATGGTTGGAGCTTTGTCAAGGATAATGACGATTACTACGATCATTGTTCCAACATCCTGAAGGACCTTTTTATCAAGGAGAAAATGAGAAAGGGTGGTGTCACTCCCCCTATGCCTTCGCCTGCGCCATCAGATACAGACCCCTTCACACGAGCATCTAATGCGTTCAAGGATCGTGAACAAACCCAGTCTGGTACTAATGGAGTTAGGACGAGCATCAATTCCATTGCAGGTACCACCGACTCGCAGCCCGACGACTCTTCCCGTCGTGCACTCAGCGGCACAGTTACTCCTATTCTAACCCCAGAGAGCGGACTGCCTTCCAAGACACACAGCACGTTGGCGACTCCAGCGATCCCACCCACTCCTGTCGATGTGACCCTGCCGGGTATTTCATCCGCCCCTCCAACCCAGCAGAGTGCTATTGCAGAGCCTCCGTCCGAACAAGCATCCATTGTCCCTGAGCCTCCCCTGCCGACTCACTCCTGGAAGCTGAAGGGTATGGTTTCAGTGATTCGACACGCAGATCGTACTCCCAAGCAAAAGTACAAATTTACGTTTCATTCGGAACCTTTCATCGCACTTTTGAAGGGCCACCAGGAAGAAGTCTTGCTGATTGGAGAAGCTGCACTTGGAAGTGTCGTGCAAGCTGTGGATTTGGCCTACGAACAAGGAATCGAGGACCGCGCTAAGCTCCGGTCTCTTCGAAATGTTCTCGTCAAGAAGGGCAGCTGGCCTGGTACCAAGATTCAGATCAAGCCTATGTTtcgaaagaagaagacagaaaCGCCAGCTATTAGTGAGGAGCTGGTCGCCATgaccgaggagaagaaagaaatcaCTGAAGAAGCAGGCGACTCATCAAAGGAGGATAAGTCCCATCAGGGTCCAAAACGACAAGATTCACTTTCTGGAGTGACAATGTCCAAATTTACCGCCGCCGAGGAGCGTCTGGTTCTCGACAAACTGCAGCTCATTGTCAAATGGGGAGGCGAGCCAACACATTCGGCCCGATATCAGTCTCAGGAACTCGGCGAAAATATGCGCAACGACCTCATGCTTCTGAACAGGGATATTCTAGATGAAGTTCACGTTTTCAGCAGTTCTGAGAGACGTGTGACTACCAGTGCTCAAATTTGGGCAGCATCGTTCTTGGGCAAGAAGGATATCCCTGAGGACTTCATCACCATTCGCAAGGATCTTTTGGATGATTCAAATGCTGccaaagatgagatggacaaagtcaagaagaagctcaagggacTACTGCGCAAGGGCAACGAGCGTCCTGCGCAGTTCACATGGCCTGAAAATATGCCCGAACCTTCTGAAGTGCAAACAAGAGTCGTACAGTTGATGAATTTTCACCGACGTGTGATGGATCATAACTACAAAAAGCTACAGAGTGGTGCTGTTACATCCCTCAATGCTATCTCAAATCCTAGTACGGAGAAACTGTCGGGGGAAaactcaagctcatcaattgCCTCATCACTTTCTCAGGCAAACACTCTCAACCAGATTCAATCAAGATGGTGCTGTGGCGAAGATGCTGAGCTCTTCCGAGAGCGCTGGGAGAAACTCTTCCAGGAGTTCTGCGATGGCGAAAAGGTTGACCCAAGCAAGATTTCGGAGCTCTATGACACCATGAAATTTGATGCACTGCACAACCGTCAGTTCCTCGAATGGGTATACACGCCGCCGAACCACATGCTTGATGAATACACAGCTGCTGGTGCCAGCAGCGTCCCTGGAGGTTCTAACGGTACCAAGGACGGGAAGTCAAAGGAGTCTGAGGATGGCAAAACTTCCGATGATAAGAGTGACAAGAGTCATCAGCCCTCGCCTGAGGGGGCAGACAAGGTGGATGCGGGAAGCAGATCAGCGTCAGTCAAGAAACTGTTTAGAAGACGATCGTTCCTTAACAATCTGCGGCACTTCAACGAAGAGGCACCACCTGAGCAATACTTCCGCCTATACAAGGGCACGAAGCAGACTTCATCCACAGCAGATGCTCATAACGAACCTCTGCAGGAACTGTACCGTCTTGCTAAGGTCCTGTTTGACTTTATCTGCCCCCAGGAATATGGCATCTCGGATAGTGAGAAACTCGAGATTGGTCTGCTAACATCGTTGCCTCTCCTCAAAGAGATTGTGCAGGACCTCGAGGAGATGCAGGCGTCAGATGATGCCAAGTCGTTCTTCTACTTCACCAAAGAGTCACATATCTATACATTGCTAAACTGTATCATTGAGGGAGGCGTAGAGACCAAGATTAAGCGCAGCACTATCCCTGAGCTCGATTACCTTTCTCAGATCTGCTTTGAGCTCTACGAAGCAGAGATGAAATCAGGCGATGGAACATCACCTTACGACGCGCCTACGTTTACGTACAGCATTCGTATCACCATCAGTCCTGGCTGCCATGTCTTCGATCCCTTGCATGTTCAACTCGACAGTCGACATTGCATCGGATGTGCTCCCAGGCGAAGTTTGACACCCCACGCGGACTGGTTGCAGGTCATCAAGACACTCCGAGCCAAATTCAACCa GGTCAAACTACCAAAGACGTTCCTGGCAGTCAACTTGTCTGATGCCTTTACATTTGAGGACCTTGAACGACAAGGCAGTGATAGCGATGTATTGGAGATGAAGACTGCGCCGTCCAGAGGCATAACCGAGCAACCCAAATCTCCTGGAGATGAGGGTTCAGAGACACTTGCAACTGGTGCTGGCGAAGTTATGATCTCATAG
- a CDS encoding related to elongation factor G, protein MNLSRRAIHQAHHDTQLHNIRNIGIIAHVDAGKTTTTERMLYYSGVTQRVGDVDSGNTVTDFLDLERERGITIQSAAITFHWPRHQALAPGEHAKTINLIDTPGHQDFRFEVDRCLPILDGAVCIIDSVKGVEAHTERVWGSAHEFKVPRIVYCNKLDREGASFKKAVLEIGTRLKGWPLVCQIPWWEKEDFVGVIDIVNRVGYRWKSEREKKRYNTEELKEKLLSSNKDLLPEIETARQALVEGLADFDEAIMDEFLAENENIDGALIKEAIRRVIRSGDGRVIPVFAGSSFRHIGVEPLMDAITDYLPSPDERPSAEVRVGSAKHRLTEVLENSPKSARNQVASISSVFKVFNHPKEGVISFVRVYHGTLTRNASSFNTNILTHEKPMGILQIAANKTQDIQSLGVGQIGALRGLKKARTGDTLVTMNANKPIPENFRHVKIRPPEIPPPVAFLQVEPYGNVAAQQLQIALENTTREDPSLRYSRDPKTEQFTIQGMGKLHLDVSLYNMKQKYKIDADFGPIEVDYKECVTEPTRPQHTVFDRPVAGKPGKASCTVVLSPLEDHHHDTLLESCVERDGNIYHVAIPLTDETSTLDFDPEEARAQLLNGAIAGLARGPRRAAPIHGCHVTITLDTEPGACETPTGGHFSTAARTAVQAALRDAFEKEKIGILEPIMHVTITCPEVVAGTIQHDVTAGAGGQVLEVNDRSAESTGEDHIDVSKIYTPPDPYDSITSLRGKKSSARVVEIIAKVPYKEMLDYDNHLRSKTAGRHSMTMSFDSFAKVVGHREKGL, encoded by the exons ATGAATTTGAGCCGTAGAGCTATACATCAGGCTCATCATGATACTCAACTACACAACATTCGAAATATTGGTATTATAGctcatgttgatgct GGTAAAACTACTACTACGGAGCGAATGCTCTATTATAGTGGTGTCACGCAACGTGTTGGAG ACGTCGACTCTGGAAATACAGTGACTGACTTCCTCGACTTGGAGCGAGAAAGGGGCATCACCATTCAATCAGCAGCCATCACATTCCACTGGCCCAGACACCAAGCACTCGCACCAGGAGAACACGCAAAGACAATCAACCTCATCGACACTCCCGGCCATCAAGACTTTCGTTTCGAAGTTGACCGTTGTCTCCCCATTCTCGATGGCGCAGTCTGTATCATCGACTCAGTCAAAGGCGTTGAAGCTCACACAGAAAGAGTCTGGGGATCTGCTCATGAGTTCAAAGTCCCCCGTATAGTGTACTGCAACAAACTGGATCGAGAGGGTGCTTCGTTCAAAAAAGCCGTGCTTGAGATTGGCACGCGTCTGAAGGGATGGCCGCTTGTCTGCCAGATCCCTTGGTGGGAGAAGGAGGACTTTGTTGGTGTTATTGATATTGTCAACAGAGTCGGATACCGATGGAAGTCAGAACGTGAAAAGAAGCGATATAACACTGAGGAGCTGAAGGAGAAACTCTTAAGCTCAAACAAAGATCTTTTACCCGAAATTGAGACTGCGAGACAGGCTTTGGTTGAGGGACTTGCGGATTTTGATGAGGCTATCATGGATGAGTTTCTGGCTGAGAACGAAAACATCGATGGTGCTTTGATAAAAGAGGCTATTCGACGAGTTATCAGAAGCGGCGATGGTCGGGTCATTCCAGTATTCGCTGGCTCAAGTTTCCGGCATATCGGTGTTGAGCCACTGATGGACGCTATCACAGATTATCTACCAAGCCCAGACGAACGTCCATCAGCAGAAGTCCGAGTCGGTTCAGCAAAGCATCGCTTGACAGAAGTTCTCGAAAACAGCCCCAAGTCCGCGAGGAATCAGGTTGCGTCTATTTCTTCGGtcttcaaggtcttcaaTCATCCCAAGGAGGGTGTCATCAGCTTCGTGCGAGTCTATCACGGCACTCTTACCAGAAACGCATCAAgtttcaacaccaacattcTAACACACGAAAAGCCCATGGGCATTCTTCAAATCGCTGCCAACAAGACACAGGATATTCAGTCGCTTGGTGTCGGGCAGATTGGAGCTTTGAGAGGACTGAAGAAAGCCCGTACGGGTGATACGCTTGTTACGATGAATGCCAACAAGCCCATTCCTGAGAACTTCCGCCATGTCAAGATTCGACCTCCCGAGATCCCACCGCCCGTGGCGTTCCTTCAAGTTGAACCATACGGTAACGTTGCTGCTCAACAACTCCAAATCGCTTTAGAAAACACTACACGAGAAGATCCAAGTCTACGGTACAGCCGAGATCCCAAAACAGAGCAGTTCACAATTCAGGGTATGGGAAAGCTTCATCTCGATGTGTCGCTATACAACATGAAGCAAAAGTACAAGATCGATGCCGACTTCGGTCCTATCGAAGTTGACTACAAGGAATGCGTCACAGAGCCTACACGGCCGCAACACACAGTCTTTGACCGTCCCGTTGCCGGCAAACCCGGTAAAGCCTCCTGCACCGTTGTCCTCTCGCCGCTTGAAGACCATCATCACGACACTTTATTAGAGTCTTGTGTCGAGCGAGACGGTAACATATACCACGTCGCTATTCCCTTGACAGATGAGACTAGCACTCTCGACTTTGACCCAGAAGAGGCGAGGGCACAGCTTCTCAACGGAGCTATCGCAGGTCTGGCGAGGGGCCCTCGTCGTGCAGCGCCCATTCACGGGTGTCACGTTACCATCACACTGGACACAGAACCCGGCGCCTGTGAAACTCCCACGGGAGGACATTTCAGCACTGCCGCTAGGACTGCCGTCCAGGCTGCTCTTCGCGATGCTttcgagaaagagaagatcgGCATTCTTGAACCTATCATGCATGTTACCATTACATGTCCAGAGGTTGTAGCCGGCACCATACAGCATGATGtcactgctggtgctggtggtcaGGTTCTTGAGGTCAACGATCGATCTGCTGAGTCGACTGGAGAGGATCATATTGATGTGTCCAAGATTTACACCCCTCCTGATCCGTATGATTCTATCACTTCTTTACGTGGTAAGAAGTCTTCAGCTAGAGTTGTTGAGATTATTGCCAAGGTCCCGTACAAGGAGATGCTGGACTATGATAACCATTTAAGAAGCAAGACTGCGGGACGGCACTCGATGACTATGTCCTTTGACTCTTTCGCCAAGGTCGTTGGTCATCGCGAAAAGGGTCTGTAG